The Calorimonas adulescens genomic sequence AGGAGAGGTAAATATCCACATCGGCATTTCTAATGAGCCTGTCATAGGATATCACCTTTATGCCTGCCTTGTGGGCCTCTTCCACCAGTGCTGCGGCAGAATCAGCATTCTGCGGGTCTAAGACCAGTATATCTATTCCCTGTGTGATAAGGTTTTCCACCTGGCTGTTCTGTACGTTCTCGTCATTGTTTGCAGCCTGTACAAGGACCTCTGCTCCCAGTGACTCCGCCTTTGCCACAAAGGCGTCCCTATCCCTCTGATACCTCTCCTCTCTTAAGGTTGGCAGAGAGAAACCTATCTTTATCTTCTTAGCAGTTTCTGTATTACTGCTTGAATTAGGCTGTGTCTCCGTAGAGGAATTAGATTGTGTATTTGTGTTAGAGCCACCACAACCGGCAACCAGTGAAACGGTCATTATAAGCACCAATAATAAAACCAACGCCCTTTTTACCTTTGACATACTATACCTCCTTAATTGGTTTAATTTAATTTCCTGCAATCAGGAATACGTTATTATACATAGCAAAAGCCGTGCCACAATGTGTCTCAATGGTGTAGCAGATATTTGCGGGAAATGTGTCTCAAATGTCTGCTTTAAGACAGATGATTATTTCTATGCTATAGGTCCATGACTATTTTCAGCCAGGTCTGAAACTAAAAACTCACCATCATTTCCGTTTAGAGGGCCTCTTCATATAAATCCCACAGCAGATATCACCCCTACCCTGTACCTGTTCTTTAAGGTTGCCACATAAAAATAATTTTGTGACGGAAGCCGTTTCTGCTATTAGCGTTAATTTTTAACCATTTGTTAACTTTTTATTTGATATTCAGTAGTATAATTGGTACTGGAGGCGATAGCTTATTATGAAAAAGATCACAATATCAATCATTTTACTCTTTATGCTTGTCCTTTCCCCCTTATTCCCGACTTTTGCTGCCGACCAACATTTTGACACCCTTAAAGCTTTAAACGAGGCAAAGACTCTCGATGAAGCCTATAAAGCCCTGTCACATTATACAGTTGACGAGTTCATGGACTTTTACTGGAAAATAGACAACGATTTATCAAAAGAGGCCATCATAGAAAGGGTGTTTAGCTCAGGGCAAAAAGATAAGGCTAAGGATTTACTGCACAACATTGCATCCAATGATAAACCCAAGTTTTCCCAGTTTGCATACATAAAACTATACCTCCTCGGTGAAAGGGATTCCCTTAAAGGCCTGATTGACAGCACAAATCAGTTCGGCACCTTCAGGTATGAGACGACTCCTTTCCCATGGGACATATTGAAGGATGCTTTAAACCGGTATCCTGATAGCTTCCTCGCAAATGGAGTAAGGGAATATGAAAATATAACCGGTAAACCCTATTTCATGATAGACCTTATGAATTCATTAAAATGGTCTTTTTACACCTATGGCAACAGGTCATACAACCCTGATATGGAGATAACTATGCTACTTGACTTTCTCAATAAATATTCTGCCCATCCAGCAGCTGATGATGCAGCATACAGGCTTGGGAGAAACTATGAGATAAGGGGTAACTACCCGCTCGCTTTGAAGTATCTATACAGTGCCACCACACTGCCTGACGGCGACAATATACGCTACGACGCTGAGGGCAGACTAAAGTACGTACTGGATGTAAAAATGAGCGTTGATGACCTTCAAAGCGCTTTAAACAGCAACGCTGTGCCTGAAGAAATAAAGCCGATGATTGAATACACTAAGGCCGTTAAAACTGCAAGAGATGGCAAATTTGCCACGGCCAGTGAACTTCTTGACAGATTTATCAGCAAATATAATAACAAAGATATAGCCACCATTAACCGCAAAGTTTCCGACATATATGAGGATAACTTCTGGGAAAACGTAAAGATACAGTCAGATCAGTATAAGTTACTGGCAAATTACAGAGAAAAGGGCGATAATGACTCTCTATACTCTATGGCTTCCTTTATTTATCACAATGAAAGTGTATTTTATAACCACATATGGAATGGAGAAAGGCAGACATATATGTGGTTAGGGCATATTAATGAGGTAGTGCCTGAAGAAAAGGATGTATACACAGAATATTTCATGTCGTTTAACAACTATGGCCAGGCCCTGTCCATCTTTGATGTCTTAAAAAGCAAAGACCCCACACCCCAGCTTAGAGAAAAGGTAGACTACAGTATAGCCTTATGCTATTCCCATCTAATGAATTACAGTCAAGAGGTACAGCTTCTCGG encodes the following:
- a CDS encoding tetratricopeptide repeat protein; the encoded protein is MKKITISIILLFMLVLSPLFPTFAADQHFDTLKALNEAKTLDEAYKALSHYTVDEFMDFYWKIDNDLSKEAIIERVFSSGQKDKAKDLLHNIASNDKPKFSQFAYIKLYLLGERDSLKGLIDSTNQFGTFRYETTPFPWDILKDALNRYPDSFLANGVREYENITGKPYFMIDLMNSLKWSFYTYGNRSYNPDMEITMLLDFLNKYSAHPAADDAAYRLGRNYEIRGNYPLALKYLYSATTLPDGDNIRYDAEGRLKYVLDVKMSVDDLQSALNSNAVPEEIKPMIEYTKAVKTARDGKFATASELLDRFISKYNNKDIATINRKVSDIYEDNFWENVKIQSDQYKLLANYREKGDNDSLYSMASFIYHNESVFYNHIWNGERQTYMWLGHINEVVPEEKDVYTEYFMSFNNYGQALSIFDVLKSKDPTPQLREKVDYSIALCYSHLMNYSQEVQLLGLYDKYKENTIKSFEYFVDEYPHSTMADDALYALGFITGNNSYFTRILQEYPDGDMINKIQAGS